Proteins encoded within one genomic window of Paraglaciecola psychrophila 170:
- the gspE gene encoding type II secretion system ATPase GspE, whose product MPAAHLSAVDAEEQALLESGTDLDMPVDEPEHKQLAFSFAKRHQVLLDTGENPAILYHTQDTEFQIFAEVRRFLGAEFRLKEVELDKFETILTRAFQRDSSAAKQLMEDIGNESDLFSLAEDLPNTEDLLESEDDAPIIKLINAMLGEAIKEGASDIHIETFETQLLVRFRVDGVLREILRPNRKMASMLVSRIKVMSKMDIAEKRVPQDGRITLRIAGRAVDVRVSTMPSSHGERVVLRLLDKNNVRLNLQDLGMTKTNRGVFSKLVRKPHGIILVTGPTGSGKSTTLYAGLSEINSKDRNILTVEDPIEFDLQGIGQTQVNPKVDMTFARGLRAILRQDPDVVMVGEIRDLETAQISVQASLTGHLVMSTLHTNTAAGAITRLEDMGIEPFLLSSSLLAVLSQRLVRTLCSDCKISHIPSEQECIILGIKTAAASSHAVHIPKGCAACNQTGYRGRTGIHELLVVDEGIRELIHTGHGEQAIEKYIRQNTPSIRDDGCDKVLLGITSLEEVLRVTKED is encoded by the coding sequence ATGCCAGCCGCCCACCTAAGCGCTGTGGATGCAGAAGAACAGGCATTGCTAGAGTCAGGCACCGATCTGGATATGCCTGTTGACGAGCCCGAGCACAAACAATTGGCTTTTAGCTTCGCTAAGCGTCATCAAGTATTACTTGATACAGGCGAAAATCCCGCCATTCTGTATCATACCCAAGATACCGAATTTCAGATATTTGCAGAAGTCAGACGATTTTTAGGCGCAGAATTTCGCCTTAAGGAAGTCGAGCTTGATAAGTTTGAGACCATCTTAACCAGAGCCTTCCAACGAGACTCATCAGCAGCTAAACAATTAATGGAAGACATAGGCAATGAAAGTGATTTGTTTAGTCTGGCGGAAGATTTACCCAACACCGAAGATTTGTTAGAAAGCGAAGATGACGCACCCATTATCAAACTCATTAACGCCATGCTGGGTGAAGCGATCAAGGAAGGCGCATCAGATATTCATATCGAAACCTTCGAAACCCAGCTTTTAGTGCGCTTTAGAGTCGATGGGGTATTACGAGAAATTTTACGTCCCAATCGTAAAATGGCTTCAATGTTAGTATCTCGCATCAAAGTAATGTCAAAAATGGACATAGCCGAAAAACGGGTTCCACAAGATGGCCGTATTACTTTACGTATTGCGGGTCGTGCGGTTGACGTGCGAGTCTCCACTATGCCGTCGAGTCACGGTGAGCGCGTGGTATTACGTTTACTCGATAAAAACAACGTACGCCTAAACTTGCAAGACTTAGGCATGACAAAAACCAATCGTGGTGTCTTTTCTAAATTGGTACGTAAACCTCACGGCATTATCTTGGTCACAGGTCCGACAGGCTCAGGTAAATCGACTACCTTGTATGCTGGCTTAAGTGAAATTAATTCCAAAGATCGGAATATTTTAACGGTTGAAGACCCTATAGAATTTGATTTGCAAGGCATTGGTCAAACGCAAGTTAACCCAAAGGTCGATATGACCTTTGCCCGTGGTCTAAGAGCGATATTGCGACAAGATCCTGATGTCGTCATGGTAGGTGAAATTCGCGATTTAGAAACAGCACAAATCAGTGTGCAAGCCAGTTTGACCGGTCACTTAGTGATGTCGACTTTACACACCAATACTGCAGCAGGTGCCATCACGCGTTTAGAAGATATGGGTATCGAACCTTTCTTATTATCCTCTAGCTTATTGGCAGTATTGTCGCAACGCCTAGTGCGTACTTTATGCTCAGACTGTAAAATTTCACATATCCCCAGTGAGCAAGAATGCATAATTTTAGGTATAAAAACAGCTGCTGCCTCTAGCCATGCCGTTCATATACCTAAAGGATGCGCAGCTTGTAATCAAACGGGCTACAGAGGCAGAACAGGTATTCACGAATTATTAGTCGTCGATGAAGGTATACGAGAACTTATTCATACTGGCCACGGTGAGCAAGCAATTGAAAAATATATTCGCCAAAACACGCCGAGTATTCGAGACGATGGCTGTGACAAGGTATTGTTAGGCATTACCTCGCTTGAAGAAGTGTTGCGAGTGACAAAGGAAGATTAA
- the gspJ gene encoding type II secretion system minor pseudopilin GspJ — MNHQPNNHNAGFTLIEILVAMAIFTIIGLASTGVLNSVINSDQLSSERFEKLEELQRAMLTLERDILQIVPRKVRINSVPVSAVISGGEDVFDSDADGLGFVRAGWHNPQMLLPRSTLQAVGYRIQGQQLQRLYGNYVDNVIGYEPKVKILLSDIEDFRVSFLTQYEQLEEPEEWQETYSSDTLPIAISITIVSKIFGEIRREFILANGI, encoded by the coding sequence ATGAACCACCAGCCAAATAATCATAACGCTGGCTTTACCCTAATAGAAATATTAGTTGCTATGGCGATTTTTACTATTATAGGTTTGGCAAGTACCGGGGTGCTTAATTCGGTGATTAACAGCGACCAGTTATCATCTGAACGCTTCGAAAAATTAGAAGAATTACAAAGAGCGATGCTGACTTTAGAGCGAGATATTTTGCAAATTGTACCTCGTAAAGTACGCATTAATAGCGTACCCGTTAGTGCGGTTATATCTGGCGGCGAAGACGTATTTGATAGTGATGCAGATGGCCTTGGATTCGTAAGAGCAGGCTGGCATAACCCACAAATGTTGCTACCCCGAAGTACATTGCAAGCTGTTGGGTATCGTATACAGGGACAACAACTGCAGCGTTTGTACGGTAATTATGTAGACAATGTGATTGGTTACGAACCGAAAGTAAAAATTCTATTATCTGATATCGAAGATTTTCGAGTGAGCTTTTTAACCCAATATGAGCAACTCGAAGAACCCGAAGAATGGCAGGAAACCTACTCTAGCGATACATTACCCATTGCCATATCCATCACCATAGTCAGTAAAATATTTGGTGAAATTCGCCGTGAATTTATATTGGCAAACGGTATATGA
- the gspM gene encoding type II secretion system protein GspM, with product MDKLKSTFLQLSNREQRLVIISAVLVLVAIFYWGIWSPLSTSLERNQTAVNNQTELLEWVQKNANRAVQLRKSGGNKASFSGSLPQAVNQSANSMKITISRMQPQDDELQVWIDQAPFNNVLSWLQSLEKTGVSILDIDIAESDLPGQVKIRRLKLGKS from the coding sequence ATGGACAAACTCAAAAGTACGTTTTTACAATTAAGTAATCGTGAACAACGCTTAGTGATTATTTCAGCGGTGTTAGTATTAGTTGCCATATTTTATTGGGGAATTTGGTCACCGCTGAGCACGTCACTCGAGCGAAACCAAACCGCAGTTAACAATCAAACAGAGTTACTTGAATGGGTACAGAAAAATGCTAACCGAGCAGTGCAACTTCGAAAGAGTGGCGGTAACAAGGCTTCATTTTCAGGCTCACTGCCTCAAGCGGTGAACCAATCAGCTAATAGCATGAAAATTACGATTTCTCGGATGCAACCTCAGGATGACGAATTACAAGTATGGATAGATCAAGCTCCCTTTAATAATGTATTAAGTTGGTTACAATCACTAGAAAAAACCGGTGTGAGCATTTTAGACATTGATATAGCAGAATCTGATTTGCCTGGGCAAGTTAAAATTCGTCGTTTAAAACTAGGGAAATCATGA
- the nudE gene encoding ADP compounds hydrolase NudE, with product MSNIDNKKTLPQIHSRKVVAKSGLFKIEQVDLEFSNGETRIFERMAGSGRGAVMVVPFINADEFLLVREYAAGTHTYELGFPKGLIDPGESPEVAANRELKEEIGFGTKTLHPLHSVSMAPAFFDAKMTIFIAEDLYPEVLPGDEPEPLEVVKWSINDIDALLAKDDFVEARCIAALLLAEKWRKAR from the coding sequence ATGAGCAACATAGACAATAAAAAAACACTTCCACAAATTCACTCGCGCAAGGTGGTTGCCAAAAGCGGATTGTTTAAAATCGAGCAAGTCGATTTAGAGTTCTCAAATGGCGAAACCCGTATTTTTGAACGCATGGCTGGCAGTGGCAGAGGCGCTGTCATGGTGGTGCCTTTTATCAATGCTGATGAATTTTTATTAGTCAGGGAATATGCCGCAGGTACTCATACCTACGAATTAGGCTTCCCAAAAGGATTGATTGACCCAGGTGAATCCCCAGAGGTAGCGGCAAATAGAGAATTAAAAGAAGAAATTGGCTTTGGTACAAAAACATTACACCCTCTGCATAGTGTTAGCATGGCGCCTGCGTTTTTTGATGCCAAAATGACCATTTTTATCGCAGAAGATCTATATCCTGAAGTACTCCCAGGTGATGAGCCTGAACCTTTAGAAGTTGTTAAATGGTCAATTAATGATATAGATGCATTATTAGCTAAAGATGATTTTGTAGAGGCTAGATGTATTGCTGCCTTGTTACTTGCTGAAAAATGGAGGAAAGCCCGCTAA
- the gspG gene encoding type II secretion system major pseudopilin GspG, giving the protein MKQRNFLNKNKHKNKHKNKGFTLIEVMVVLLIIGIMAGMIAPQILGNQEEAQIKTAAIDIQSLENALTQYKLSNNVFPTSEQGLEALVSEPTVDPIPRNYRANGYITRLPNDPWNNPYQLLSPGELGQIDIFSNGPDGEPGTEDDIGNWNLNDYLN; this is encoded by the coding sequence ATGAAACAACGTAACTTTTTAAACAAAAACAAGCACAAAAATAAACACAAAAACAAAGGCTTTACCCTGATTGAAGTCATGGTGGTATTACTCATTATCGGCATCATGGCAGGTATGATTGCACCGCAAATTTTGGGCAACCAAGAAGAAGCGCAAATAAAAACAGCGGCTATTGACATTCAAAGTCTAGAAAATGCGTTAACCCAATACAAATTGAGCAATAATGTATTTCCTACATCCGAACAAGGCTTAGAAGCCTTAGTCAGCGAACCTACTGTCGACCCCATTCCTCGCAACTACAGAGCAAACGGCTACATCACGCGTCTGCCTAATGATCCTTGGAACAACCCTTACCAATTACTTAGCCCCGGTGAACTAGGCCAGATTGATATATTTTCTAATGGTCCAGATGGCGAACCAGGTACCGAAGATGACATTGGTAATTGGAATCTAAACGACTACTTAAACTAA
- the gspF gene encoding type II secretion system inner membrane protein GspF has protein sequence MAAYSYQAMDKGGKNKNGVLEGDNPRQIRQQLREKGLIPMQVDQVAEKERKSQAGFILFKNTISASDLSLLTRQLSTLVEASLPIEESLLAVAEQCEKPRQKNMMMAVRSKVVEGHTLADAMAEFPHVFDDLFRAMVAAGEKSGHLDTVLNRLADYTEKRQQTKSQITQAMVYPSIMMFFAFAIVILLLTVVVPKIVGQFQNMGQDLPTITQILIDVSEFLQAYGLALAIVLVVLIVIVNRVLQKPVMKKRYHKLILGLPFIGKLSKGLNTARFARTLSILTSSAVPLLESMRIASEVLENLQIRDAVNTAAGFVKEGSSLRASLEQTKMFPPMMMHMIASGERSGELQQMLGRAADNQDRQFESLVGVSLKIFEPILIVTMATVVLFIVLAILQPIMALNSMVNI, from the coding sequence ATGGCTGCTTATTCATATCAAGCCATGGACAAAGGTGGCAAAAATAAAAATGGTGTTCTAGAGGGCGATAACCCAAGGCAAATACGTCAGCAATTGCGAGAAAAAGGCTTAATACCCATGCAAGTTGACCAAGTGGCCGAAAAAGAACGCAAGTCGCAAGCTGGCTTTATTTTATTTAAAAATACTATTTCGGCTTCCGATTTATCGCTACTCACCCGTCAACTATCCACCTTGGTTGAAGCTTCCTTACCTATCGAAGAATCATTGTTGGCTGTTGCTGAGCAATGTGAAAAACCACGTCAAAAAAACATGATGATGGCGGTACGTAGCAAGGTAGTAGAAGGTCATACTTTAGCTGACGCTATGGCGGAATTCCCCCACGTATTTGATGATTTATTTCGAGCTATGGTAGCCGCTGGTGAAAAATCAGGACACCTTGACACGGTACTTAACCGTTTGGCTGATTATACCGAAAAGCGCCAGCAAACTAAGAGCCAAATTACTCAAGCTATGGTTTACCCAAGCATCATGATGTTTTTTGCTTTTGCCATAGTAATATTATTATTGACCGTGGTAGTACCCAAAATTGTGGGGCAGTTTCAGAATATGGGTCAGGACTTACCGACTATCACTCAGATATTGATTGATGTCAGTGAGTTTTTGCAGGCTTATGGATTAGCACTAGCCATTGTGTTGGTGGTGCTTATAGTCATTGTGAATCGCGTATTGCAGAAGCCTGTCATGAAAAAACGTTATCACAAACTTATTCTGGGCTTACCTTTTATTGGTAAATTATCTAAAGGCTTAAATACCGCACGATTTGCTCGTACCTTAAGCATTTTGACTTCCAGCGCAGTGCCACTACTAGAAAGTATGCGTATTGCTAGTGAAGTACTGGAGAACTTACAGATAAGAGATGCGGTCAACACTGCTGCAGGTTTTGTAAAAGAAGGTTCGAGCTTGCGAGCCTCACTAGAACAAACCAAAATGTTTCCACCTATGATGATGCATATGATCGCATCAGGTGAACGCAGTGGTGAATTACAACAAATGTTAGGACGTGCAGCAGATAATCAAGACAGGCAATTTGAATCTTTGGTGGGTGTATCACTCAAAATATTCGAACCTATTTTAATCGTGACGATGGCAACAGTAGTACTGTTTATTGTGCTGGCAATCTTACAACCTATTATGGCATTAAACTCTATGGTGAATATCTAA
- the gspH gene encoding type II secretion system minor pseudopilin GspH — translation MTMRRSPFAKHAGFTLLEVMLVLLIMGLATGAVVLSYSGENGPDLLKKQTQRLQVVFNMASDFAVLNQRQLGLRVENAKNSYYFMYQDEEQEWQKLELDNTFAEHQLPDLFSLELFLTGLPWETENSLFSSGLFDEELSVSNDGVEIGNEGEKKLDPPQIFIFSSGEITPFSITLAYEPEFSNELPTYYRVNGQDSTPLTTEGPLDAP, via the coding sequence ATGACTATGCGCCGTTCACCCTTTGCTAAACATGCTGGTTTTACCTTACTAGAGGTGATGCTGGTGTTGCTTATCATGGGATTGGCAACGGGGGCTGTGGTGCTCAGTTATTCAGGTGAAAATGGTCCAGACTTACTTAAGAAACAAACCCAACGTTTGCAAGTTGTGTTCAACATGGCGTCGGATTTCGCGGTGCTAAACCAGCGGCAATTAGGTTTAAGAGTCGAAAACGCTAAAAACAGCTATTATTTTATGTATCAAGATGAAGAGCAGGAATGGCAGAAACTTGAACTTGATAACACCTTTGCTGAGCACCAATTACCCGATTTATTCAGCTTGGAATTGTTTTTAACAGGCTTACCTTGGGAAACCGAAAATAGTCTGTTTAGTAGCGGCTTATTTGATGAGGAACTGTCAGTATCTAATGATGGAGTAGAAATAGGTAATGAAGGAGAAAAGAAACTCGACCCACCACAAATCTTTATTTTTTCTAGCGGCGAAATCACCCCTTTTTCCATCACCCTCGCCTACGAACCAGAGTTTAGTAATGAGTTGCCTACTTACTATCGTGTTAATGGTCAAGATAGTACGCCTTTGACAACTGAAGGGCCTCTAGATGCCCCTTAA
- the gspL gene encoding type II secretion system protein GspL, whose protein sequence is MEQLVVRLGANPNEPIHWIVWSGQQNEIIASGELPNAAQLATLGDRAGRRSICVLVPTSDVLLKWVELPAKAGRKALAAIPFILEEEISGDIAQQFFALGPKNGNKQAVAVVNKEKLQSWLNMIEDAGLTCDQVIPDVLALPIADKNAWSILELGRQLLVRKDDWAGLQGERDWLIQAINHHARQYAKLNQQALLVNDYSGTNLADVENLEVSVMPLELPMKVLAQGVKLTEFNLLQGEYKISNKVSGQWKKWRLAAVLAVIALFTTLIDKTLEQNRLTEQLATLKTQVSSEYKRAFPNAGAYRDLKTTMTRQMKALEQGGGGASMLIMLSQLRPAFEESQVKPQTMRFDSSRGELRIQVVARNFDALDQFKRQAEAQGFTVEQGSINQKDNQVIGSLSIRS, encoded by the coding sequence ATGGAACAGTTAGTAGTGCGACTAGGTGCCAATCCAAATGAACCGATTCATTGGATTGTGTGGTCTGGCCAACAAAACGAAATTATTGCCTCTGGTGAGTTACCTAATGCAGCACAGTTAGCCACCTTAGGAGACAGGGCGGGCAGAAGATCAATCTGTGTCTTAGTGCCCACTAGCGACGTTTTGCTGAAGTGGGTAGAGTTGCCAGCTAAAGCTGGGCGTAAAGCCTTAGCTGCGATTCCATTTATATTGGAAGAGGAGATAAGTGGTGATATTGCCCAACAATTTTTTGCCCTAGGTCCCAAAAATGGCAACAAACAAGCTGTCGCTGTAGTTAACAAAGAAAAACTACAAAGCTGGCTGAACATGATTGAAGATGCGGGTTTAACCTGCGACCAAGTCATACCCGACGTTTTGGCATTGCCAATAGCAGATAAAAACGCTTGGTCAATATTGGAGCTAGGGCGACAACTATTGGTTCGAAAAGACGATTGGGCGGGTTTACAGGGTGAAAGAGATTGGTTAATACAAGCCATTAATCATCATGCAAGACAGTATGCCAAACTCAACCAACAAGCACTTTTGGTTAATGATTATTCCGGAACAAATTTAGCTGATGTTGAAAATCTAGAGGTGTCGGTAATGCCTCTTGAGTTACCCATGAAAGTCTTAGCACAAGGAGTTAAGCTGACAGAATTCAACCTGTTACAAGGTGAGTACAAAATTAGCAACAAAGTCAGTGGCCAATGGAAAAAATGGCGTTTAGCGGCGGTGTTAGCTGTTATTGCGCTATTCACCACTTTAATAGATAAGACCCTAGAGCAGAATCGACTTACCGAGCAACTAGCCACATTAAAGACACAGGTAAGTAGCGAGTATAAACGTGCATTTCCCAATGCTGGTGCATATCGGGATCTTAAAACCACCATGACGCGACAGATGAAAGCCTTGGAACAAGGCGGCGGCGGAGCATCGATGTTAATTATGTTGAGTCAACTCAGGCCTGCATTTGAAGAATCCCAGGTTAAACCTCAAACTATGCGTTTTGACAGCAGTCGGGGGGAGTTACGTATTCAGGTAGTGGCCCGTAATTTTGATGCCTTAGACCAATTTAAGCGTCAAGCAGAAGCCCAAGGGTTTACTGTTGAGCAGGGTTCTATTAATCAAAAAGATAACCAAGTCATCGGCTCTTTGTCGATTAGGAGTTAA
- the gspK gene encoding type II secretion system minor pseudopilin GspK yields MNHSKRKQQGVALIIVLLIVAIVSVLATEMGGRLQLQIKRASNIKENNQAYWNAMGAEQYARKSIKQLIDEDGDVIHLQQPWNQEFVYPIEGGGIQAQLVDMQSCFNLNALRETGTGLGGIGAGSLIPDRILAFKRLLGFVEPAIPSYNIDTLSGSLVDWLDENDNLTDYGAEDSEYESLQFPYVAANNYMVHKSELRLINGVEVPWLRELLKLVCVLPNDDLFSINVNTVSEENAAVVAAAARLSLSDAKSLLASRGSDGYPTTIAFLNEPSVQAQNLSADEKKWFDVTTAHFILHTKTKYNDATFAMQTLFKVDSSKNVIVIRREFSGF; encoded by the coding sequence ATGAATCACTCCAAGCGCAAGCAACAAGGCGTGGCCTTAATCATAGTGTTATTAATTGTGGCTATTGTTAGCGTGCTTGCCACAGAAATGGGCGGTCGTTTGCAGTTACAAATTAAGCGGGCGTCTAACATCAAAGAAAACAACCAAGCCTATTGGAATGCCATGGGAGCTGAGCAGTATGCGCGAAAATCAATCAAACAACTGATTGATGAGGATGGCGATGTTATTCATCTTCAGCAACCATGGAATCAAGAATTTGTGTACCCTATAGAAGGAGGGGGTATTCAAGCGCAACTTGTGGATATGCAAAGCTGCTTTAACCTAAATGCCTTAAGAGAGACAGGAACTGGCCTTGGTGGCATAGGAGCGGGAAGTTTAATACCTGACCGCATTTTAGCTTTTAAGCGTTTGTTAGGGTTCGTTGAGCCTGCTATCCCTAGTTATAACATTGATACCCTCAGCGGCTCATTAGTCGATTGGTTAGACGAAAATGACAATCTAACGGACTACGGTGCAGAAGACAGTGAGTATGAAAGCCTTCAATTTCCTTATGTGGCCGCCAATAATTATATGGTGCATAAATCAGAATTACGTTTAATCAATGGTGTCGAAGTACCCTGGCTGAGGGAGTTACTTAAACTAGTGTGTGTATTACCGAATGACGATTTATTCTCAATCAATGTCAATACAGTGAGTGAAGAAAATGCAGCGGTGGTTGCTGCCGCTGCCAGACTGAGTTTATCTGATGCAAAGTCTTTACTTGCCAGTCGTGGTTCGGATGGTTATCCAACAACGATAGCATTTTTAAACGAACCAAGCGTTCAAGCACAGAATCTTAGTGCTGATGAGAAAAAATGGTTTGATGTAACAACAGCACATTTTATTTTACATACTAAGACCAAGTACAATGATGCGACTTTTGCTATGCAGACCTTATTTAAGGTCGACTCAAGTAAAAATGTCATTGTCATCAGACGTGAATTTAGTGGCTTTTAA
- the yrfG gene encoding GMP/IMP nucleotidase — MSKLAWKDIHTVLLDMDGTLLDLHFDNHFWLEHLPKKLAEKHGVSVEAAKDLMAVDYAQVMGTLSWYCLDFWTEKLNIDIIEAKREIEHLISIRADSLPFIDTLKASGREVILVTNAHPDSLSLKVEHTQLDEHIDQLISTHEFAVTKESQLLWQRLQTKLGFNPEHTLFVDDSLGILKAAQDFGIKHLLAVSNPDSQQPAREISEFPSIQDYRYLLDDITANPFIH; from the coding sequence TTGTCAAAGCTTGCTTGGAAAGATATTCATACTGTGTTGCTAGATATGGACGGCACTTTGCTTGATCTGCACTTCGACAATCACTTTTGGTTAGAGCACCTGCCTAAAAAATTAGCTGAGAAACACGGTGTTTCAGTAGAAGCTGCCAAAGATTTGATGGCCGTAGATTACGCACAGGTAATGGGTACGCTAAGTTGGTATTGCCTAGATTTTTGGACTGAAAAACTGAATATCGATATCATTGAGGCCAAACGCGAGATTGAACATCTAATCAGTATACGCGCCGACAGTTTACCTTTTATAGATACCTTAAAAGCCTCAGGGAGAGAAGTGATCTTAGTCACCAATGCCCATCCAGACAGTTTGTCGTTAAAGGTGGAACATACTCAATTAGACGAGCATATAGACCAATTAATATCGACTCATGAATTTGCTGTCACCAAAGAGTCCCAGCTTTTATGGCAACGGCTGCAGACAAAACTTGGCTTTAATCCAGAGCACACCCTTTTTGTTGACGATAGTTTAGGCATACTAAAAGCCGCTCAAGACTTTGGTATTAAACATTTATTAGCTGTTAGCAACCCTGATAGCCAACAACCCGCTAGAGAGATTAGCGAGTTTCCATCAATACAGGACTATCGTTATTTGCTGGATGATATTACGGCAAATCCGTTTATCCATTAG
- the gspN gene encoding type II secretion system protein N: MNANFTGVTGVIELGDFTADLSCQDGSVVLHVKQPNRFGLTAKATIPANMQFKIEGRFKPEVSLPKEVHQAAQFFGQADADGYFPIKF, translated from the coding sequence TTGAATGCCAATTTTACAGGTGTAACCGGAGTCATTGAATTAGGTGATTTTACAGCTGATCTAAGCTGCCAAGATGGCAGTGTTGTGTTGCACGTCAAACAACCCAACAGATTTGGCTTAACCGCAAAAGCCACTATTCCTGCTAATATGCAATTTAAAATAGAAGGGCGGTTTAAACCCGAGGTTAGCTTACCCAAAGAAGTACATCAGGCTGCACAGTTTTTTGGTCAAGCCGATGCCGATGGATATTTTCCGATTAAGTTCTAA
- the gspI gene encoding type II secretion system minor pseudopilin GspI, translated as MPLNLQHQYSKSRRYSPGMTLLEVLVALFIFALTGTAIMKAASDHLVGVGQIEDITIATWVANNRLTQLHIDTTWPVKNNQKGEQEMARRKWYWQQRVIKTSDLDMVQVEVSVGLDPQYKGTVTSVKTFIAKQIKS; from the coding sequence ATGCCCCTTAACCTTCAACATCAGTATTCAAAAAGTCGTAGATACAGCCCTGGGATGACGCTTCTTGAAGTACTAGTCGCCCTGTTCATTTTTGCGCTAACAGGCACTGCTATTATGAAGGCGGCTAGTGACCACTTAGTAGGTGTTGGACAAATTGAAGATATTACCATTGCTACTTGGGTTGCCAACAATCGTCTCACTCAACTACATATAGATACCACTTGGCCGGTCAAAAACAATCAAAAAGGCGAGCAAGAAATGGCTCGCCGCAAGTGGTACTGGCAACAACGAGTCATTAAAACCAGTGACTTAGATATGGTGCAGGTCGAAGTGTCGGTTGGGTTAGACCCGCAATATAAGGGCACTGTTACCTCAGTAAAGACGTTTATTGCTAAGCAAATCAAATCATGA
- the gspN gene encoding type II secretion system protein N has translation MKSVLKWGVLCLVVYVIFLIVTLPAAHVLSKIQLPKGVSVSGISGTIWNGHAQRAQAKGFPISDVNWTLSFFPLVLGKISADINAGNMRDVAQISASGLVSFKGQHLKVENLLAYIPANLAISLLPLPIPIEADGRFKVELNRVDYEAGCQTFTGKRSMVECQFYRCNRSH, from the coding sequence ATGAAGTCAGTTTTAAAATGGGGCGTCTTATGCCTCGTGGTTTATGTTATATTTTTAATTGTTACATTACCTGCAGCCCATGTTTTGTCGAAAATCCAGCTACCCAAAGGGGTGAGTGTAAGTGGCATTTCGGGCACCATTTGGAATGGTCATGCACAACGTGCGCAAGCCAAAGGTTTCCCGATATCTGATGTTAACTGGACACTGTCTTTTTTCCCTCTAGTGCTAGGGAAAATCAGCGCAGATATCAACGCGGGTAATATGCGTGACGTTGCTCAAATATCTGCAAGTGGATTGGTTAGTTTCAAAGGGCAACATCTCAAAGTTGAAAATTTATTGGCTTACATACCTGCCAACTTAGCGATTAGCTTGCTGCCTTTACCCATTCCTATTGAAGCCGACGGTCGCTTTAAAGTTGAGCTAAACCGGGTGGATTACGAAGCAGGTTGCCAAACTTTTACCGGTAAAAGGTCAATGGTTGAATGCCAATTTTACAGGTGTAACCGGAGTCATTGA